The following coding sequences lie in one Polluticoccus soli genomic window:
- a CDS encoding tetratricopeptide repeat protein, which yields MKHLFLLMMALPLTMSAKKQGKPFIDSLVSTLPAVEEDTNKAQMLNDIAYAYHIVAPDSGLVYAQKAMALSHQLHWQWGIAIATNSLAVNHQAKGDQKAALAGYNKALSLFTEQNSPQSIASTQVNIANVYADQGDRANALSHYFKALTTIELTNNQQRVAMVLDNIGSIYFDERDYQKARKYYETAQTLYTSVGDTLNMARTTANLGLVLSASGNNEAALRHLFPALETHKKLGNAKSAISVLTAIGETYDNLGEYQNALLYKNEALSLSREIGGEIQLAVCTGNIGASLFKSGMAKTGPEKNMDLKKATDYLATGANMCRTIGHPAAFIEFSIQLAKAYASIGQYKKAFEVTAEYLTVKDSVFAAGNKVEIAQLEANKELAIKNKDLQMKNDEVLLTELHVAEKRSDQLMYTVSILLIILGSGMAFLMFNQYRKNEPIRGEESLPNILATERSKYDQHTQHKAASKHKSLLTEIEDTEPQSHK from the coding sequence ATGAAACACCTATTCCTACTCATGATGGCACTACCCCTAACCATGAGCGCAAAAAAGCAGGGGAAACCTTTTATTGATTCCCTGGTTAGCACATTGCCGGCGGTTGAAGAAGACACCAACAAGGCGCAAATGCTTAATGATATTGCCTACGCTTATCATATTGTCGCGCCTGATTCAGGTTTGGTCTATGCCCAAAAAGCTATGGCGCTTTCACATCAATTGCATTGGCAATGGGGAATTGCGATCGCTACCAACAGTCTTGCCGTAAACCACCAGGCCAAAGGCGATCAAAAAGCCGCACTGGCGGGGTACAACAAAGCTTTATCGCTTTTTACAGAACAAAACTCACCGCAAAGCATTGCCTCCACCCAGGTGAACATTGCCAATGTGTACGCCGACCAGGGCGATCGTGCAAACGCACTCTCCCACTACTTCAAAGCGCTCACCACCATAGAGCTAACTAACAACCAGCAACGCGTAGCGATGGTACTGGACAACATCGGGAGCATATACTTTGATGAGCGCGATTATCAAAAAGCACGCAAATATTACGAGACAGCGCAAACGCTTTATACAAGTGTTGGTGATACATTAAACATGGCACGTACCACGGCTAATCTCGGCCTGGTACTGAGCGCTTCCGGAAATAACGAGGCTGCGCTTAGACATTTGTTTCCTGCGCTCGAAACGCATAAAAAGCTGGGCAACGCTAAATCGGCCATAAGTGTGTTGACCGCTATTGGTGAAACCTATGACAACCTTGGTGAGTACCAAAACGCCTTGCTCTACAAAAACGAGGCACTAAGCCTGAGTAGAGAGATCGGAGGCGAAATCCAGTTAGCTGTGTGCACGGGAAACATCGGCGCAAGCCTGTTCAAAAGCGGAATGGCAAAGACTGGCCCGGAAAAAAACATGGACCTGAAAAAGGCTACCGATTACCTGGCAACCGGCGCGAATATGTGCCGCACCATAGGACACCCTGCAGCTTTTATAGAATTCAGTATTCAACTCGCCAAAGCCTATGCGTCGATCGGGCAATACAAAAAAGCCTTTGAGGTCACAGCTGAATACCTGACGGTGAAAGACTCGGTTTTTGCTGCAGGTAATAAAGTCGAAATAGCGCAACTGGAAGCTAATAAGGAACTGGCAATAAAAAACAAGGATCTGCAGATGAAAAACGACGAGGTTCTCCTCACCGAACTTCACGTAGCAGAAAAACGCAGCGACCAGCTGATGTATACTGTCAGCATATTGCTAATTATACTGGGTTCAGGAATGGCCTTCCTGATGTTCAACCAGTACAGAAAGAATGAGCCCATACGCGGTGAAGAAAGCCTGCCTAATATTTTAGCTACAGAACGTTCTAAATACGACCAGCATACTCAGCACAAAGCAGCCAGCAAACACAAAAGTTTGTTGACGGAAATAGAAGATACCGAACCACAATCTCACAAATAA
- a CDS encoding alpha/beta fold hydrolase translates to MLWFLLFDFLSLGLLAVDGYLGYEAYIHRYAANQLYPLTCLYWAAGIAAFLLFGRYPIALLLSRWGRNGRKPNLWRTRTRDYIRRPDGTKICVYYYGPEDAQPIIFVHGWNSDHREWFYQRKFFEKQYRLIFVDLLGQGRSSRPVDKDYSLTRMVNDLDAVIKHAGAHKAILWGHGVGGMILQTYCGKFMSAHPIEVKAVILQHTTYINPVRTSPLKRIMTLLRRPVLTPICYMVIILSPLFWTLRWLSFLNGTHHLAMRFLAFTGRQTWRQLNMISFLSAKTAPTVISRGMLAMFSWGVEDWLYRIKVPTLVIAGKRDRLTKAAASVHISEQVPNATLVTLHSGHMGQMERHDDANKAALEFIEALNTGNSLTKQSTAQPNG, encoded by the coding sequence ATGTTGTGGTTTTTACTGTTTGATTTTCTGTCGCTTGGATTACTAGCGGTCGATGGTTACCTGGGTTATGAAGCGTACATACACCGCTATGCGGCTAACCAGCTGTACCCGCTGACTTGTTTATACTGGGCCGCCGGAATTGCTGCGTTTTTGTTGTTTGGCAGATATCCTATTGCTCTGCTTCTTAGCCGATGGGGAAGAAACGGGCGCAAACCCAATCTCTGGCGCACCCGCACCCGCGACTATATAAGGCGGCCCGACGGAACTAAAATATGCGTGTACTATTATGGTCCCGAAGATGCCCAGCCCATCATATTCGTACACGGATGGAATTCTGACCACAGGGAATGGTTCTACCAAAGGAAGTTCTTTGAAAAACAATACAGGCTCATCTTTGTAGACCTGCTCGGGCAGGGACGATCTTCACGCCCCGTCGATAAGGATTATTCCCTGACAAGAATGGTCAACGACCTGGATGCAGTCATTAAACACGCCGGCGCGCACAAGGCAATCCTTTGGGGCCACGGCGTGGGCGGAATGATCCTGCAAACCTACTGCGGCAAATTTATGAGTGCCCACCCTATTGAAGTGAAAGCCGTGATCCTGCAGCATACCACTTACATAAATCCCGTGCGCACCTCACCACTAAAAAGAATTATGACCTTGCTCAGAAGACCAGTGTTAACTCCTATATGCTACATGGTCATCATCTTGTCTCCGCTCTTTTGGACCTTGCGATGGCTGAGTTTCCTGAATGGAACACACCATTTGGCCATGCGCTTCCTGGCTTTTACAGGCAGGCAAACCTGGAGGCAGCTGAATATGATCTCTTTCCTGTCGGCAAAAACAGCCCCCACAGTAATTTCGCGAGGGATGCTGGCCATGTTCAGCTGGGGTGTTGAAGACTGGCTGTACAGGATCAAGGTACCAACGTTAGTGATCGCGGGCAAGAGGGACCGCCTCACTAAAGCAGCAGCCAGTGTTCATATAAGCGAGCAGGTCCCCAATGCTACATTAGTCACGCTCCACAGTGGCCACATGGGACAGATGGAGCGGCATGACGACGCCAACAAAGCTGCGCTGGAATTTATAGAGGCCCTGAATACGGGCAACTCGCTGACTAAACAATCAACTGCCCAACCCAATGGCTAA
- a CDS encoding DUF4890 domain-containing protein, translating to MKRLMLALALFLGVQAVSNAQEVHDRKGAHRNMTPEQRAEKQTERMQQDLQLTDAQKKAVYELNLQSAKEMKAARAEGAEMNREKFKAMHEQKDARLKAILSADQLKKYETIKAERMNKMKERQGDKGLRQG from the coding sequence ATGAAGAGACTTATGTTGGCGCTGGCACTGTTTCTCGGTGTGCAGGCAGTATCAAATGCGCAGGAAGTACACGACCGTAAAGGCGCGCACAGGAATATGACCCCGGAACAAAGGGCTGAAAAACAGACTGAAAGGATGCAGCAAGACCTGCAGCTTACAGACGCGCAGAAAAAGGCGGTGTATGAACTGAACCTGCAATCGGCTAAAGAGATGAAGGCGGCAAGGGCTGAGGGCGCCGAAATGAATAGGGAGAAGTTCAAAGCGATGCATGAACAAAAGGATGCCCGGTTGAAAGCTATCCTGTCGGCTGACCAGTTAAAGAAATACGAAACCATAAAGGCTGAACGCATGAATAAGATGAAGGAGCGGCAGGGGGATAAAGGATTGAGACAGGGTTAA
- a CDS encoding DUF4342 domain-containing protein, protein MATHESYHISGENLVKKVKELIDQGNVRRVTIKDKHGKEFMSFPLTVGVIGALLAPIIAAVGAVAALVGECTVAVEREDLQQPNTTTDAS, encoded by the coding sequence ATGGCCACCCATGAATCATATCATATCAGCGGTGAGAACCTTGTGAAAAAGGTGAAGGAACTGATAGATCAAGGTAACGTACGTAGGGTTACCATAAAAGACAAGCACGGCAAAGAATTCATGAGCTTTCCACTGACCGTTGGGGTTATTGGTGCATTGTTGGCACCTATAATTGCGGCTGTAGGTGCAGTAGCAGCATTGGTGGGGGAGTGCACCGTTGCTGTAGAACGTGAGGACTTGCAACAACCCAATACAACAACCGATGCTTCATAG
- a CDS encoding c-type cytochrome, translated as MKRILVISLVLCSVAIVFGNGEGEDVVPVSVAASTQRPGDSAKGYQYLTTGDFLKSGVPYKFYTYVNGKNETNLLNRTGMNATVGHGYNVVTHNGVDMVIPTCMQCHSHTFEGKLVIGLGNNSLDFSNTKLVDFSKRLKLMKAVAPKQYSAAKPFFTSFTTTFPLMETEVRGVNAADKLAIILVSHRDPQTLEWSDKALLDVPEEVIPTDVPAWWLMKKKNAMFYNGFARGDFAKYLMLSNLLTVSDSSEAREVSNHFGDVLAFIRSLRPPVYPQEVNKHLADEGRAVFSENCSKCHGSYGPEDQYPNLLIPASIIQTDPTLADGVQLNVPFIQWFSKSWFSQGENAPYIVPFNGYIAPPLDGVWITAPYLHNGSVPTIEALLNSKLRPKYWTRDFNNPVYDYSAVGWKYTKHETPIAKVTYNTTLKGYNNAGHYFGDHLTDEERKAVIEYLKTL; from the coding sequence GTGAAACGAATACTGGTAATATCACTTGTGCTTTGCTCTGTAGCTATTGTTTTTGGCAACGGTGAAGGCGAGGATGTTGTGCCAGTTTCGGTCGCAGCATCTACGCAGCGTCCCGGCGACTCTGCAAAGGGGTATCAATACCTTACTACTGGCGACTTTTTGAAAAGTGGGGTGCCGTATAAGTTCTATACCTATGTCAACGGCAAAAATGAGACGAATCTGCTGAATCGCACAGGCATGAACGCAACCGTTGGTCACGGATACAATGTTGTAACACATAACGGCGTCGACATGGTCATACCTACATGTATGCAGTGTCATTCCCATACGTTTGAAGGTAAGCTGGTAATTGGGCTGGGTAATAATTCACTCGACTTTAGTAATACCAAACTGGTAGATTTCAGCAAACGACTGAAATTAATGAAGGCTGTTGCGCCTAAACAGTATAGTGCAGCTAAGCCTTTTTTCACGTCTTTTACCACAACCTTCCCGCTGATGGAAACAGAGGTGCGTGGCGTGAATGCTGCCGATAAGCTAGCTATCATTCTTGTATCGCACCGTGATCCGCAGACGTTAGAGTGGAGTGATAAGGCTTTGCTCGATGTTCCTGAAGAGGTGATACCGACTGATGTGCCTGCCTGGTGGCTCATGAAGAAGAAGAATGCGATGTTTTACAATGGCTTTGCCCGGGGAGATTTTGCCAAGTACCTCATGCTTAGTAACCTGCTTACGGTTTCAGATTCATCAGAAGCCAGGGAAGTGAGTAATCATTTTGGTGATGTGCTGGCATTCATTAGATCATTGCGTCCGCCCGTATATCCACAGGAAGTCAATAAACACCTTGCGGATGAGGGCCGGGCTGTCTTTAGTGAGAACTGCAGTAAATGTCATGGCAGTTATGGCCCAGAGGACCAGTATCCTAACTTACTGATACCTGCATCAATCATTCAGACCGATCCTACACTGGCAGATGGCGTTCAGCTGAACGTGCCGTTCATTCAGTGGTTCAGCAAGAGCTGGTTCTCGCAGGGAGAGAACGCTCCGTATATAGTGCCTTTCAACGGTTATATAGCGCCACCGCTTGACGGGGTGTGGATAACAGCGCCTTACCTGCACAATGGATCAGTGCCAACTATCGAAGCATTGCTCAACAGTAAACTACGACCCAAGTACTGGACTCGCGACTTCAACAATCCGGTATATGATTATAGTGCAGTCGGTTGGAAGTACACAAAACATGAAACACCCATTGCTAAAGTGACTTATAACACGACGCTAAAAGGCTACAATAATGCGGGACACTATTTCGGAGATCACCTTACTGATGAGGAGCGCAAAGCTGTGATAGAATATCTGAAAACATTATAA
- a CDS encoding THUMP domain-containing class I SAM-dependent RNA methyltransferase, with amino-acid sequence MSLYTTAAPVTITCHKRLAPYLEAEVKELGFEIEDTFVTGVRIKASINDCIKLNLNLRCASQVLYSLKQFQAYNADDIYQGLSGFPWETILHPEGYFSVTSNVLNDTINNSMFANLRVKDAIVDRLRTKTGKRPSTGAELVGAVVHLFWKNEHAEVFVDTSGDSLARHGYRKIPGRAPMLEALAAATIMATKWDRKSPFVNPMCGSGTVAIEAALIATDTRPGVFRTNYAFMHLQGYDENVYLEERGALERKIKEDADVRIIATDYSDMAITNARKNALAAGVADLIEFSVCDFAETPVPEGGGVVYLNPEYGERLGDVQELEETYARIGDFMKQKCKGYHGYIFTGNLELAKKIGLKASRRIEFYTSTIDCRLLEYELYAGTRRTDA; translated from the coding sequence ATGTCTTTATATACTACTGCCGCGCCCGTTACAATTACCTGCCATAAACGTCTTGCACCTTATCTTGAAGCAGAGGTGAAAGAATTAGGGTTTGAGATAGAAGATACGTTTGTCACCGGAGTGCGCATCAAGGCTAGTATCAATGACTGTATAAAGCTGAACCTCAATCTGCGCTGTGCAAGCCAGGTGTTGTACAGTTTGAAACAATTTCAGGCATACAATGCCGACGATATTTATCAAGGATTATCGGGCTTTCCCTGGGAAACCATTTTACACCCCGAAGGTTATTTTTCTGTAACGAGTAATGTGCTGAATGATACTATTAACAACAGCATGTTTGCCAACTTGCGTGTAAAGGATGCAATTGTTGACAGACTGCGTACCAAAACGGGGAAACGACCCTCAACTGGCGCAGAGCTTGTAGGCGCGGTGGTACACCTCTTCTGGAAAAACGAACATGCAGAGGTCTTTGTAGATACGTCTGGAGATTCACTCGCCAGGCATGGCTACCGAAAGATACCCGGTAGGGCGCCAATGCTGGAGGCACTTGCAGCTGCCACAATAATGGCGACCAAGTGGGATCGGAAATCGCCTTTTGTCAACCCTATGTGCGGATCTGGCACTGTGGCTATTGAGGCCGCGTTAATAGCGACTGACACGCGACCAGGTGTTTTTCGAACCAATTATGCTTTCATGCACCTCCAGGGGTACGACGAAAACGTATATTTAGAAGAGCGGGGAGCATTAGAAAGAAAAATAAAGGAAGACGCTGACGTTCGCATCATTGCTACAGACTACAGCGATATGGCCATAACAAACGCACGAAAAAATGCACTGGCAGCAGGCGTGGCCGACCTTATAGAATTCTCGGTTTGTGATTTTGCCGAGACGCCAGTACCCGAGGGCGGTGGTGTCGTGTATCTCAATCCCGAATATGGAGAACGCCTGGGAGATGTTCAGGAATTGGAAGAGACATACGCCCGTATCGGCGATTTTATGAAACAGAAGTGCAAGGGATATCACGGTTACATCTTTACCGGCAACCTCGAACTGGCAAAAAAGATCGGTCTGAAAGCAAGCCGTCGCATTGAGTTTTATACAAGTACCATCGATTGCCGTTTATTGGAATATGAGCTGTATGCAGGTACCCGGCGTACAGATGCTTAG
- a CDS encoding diacylglycerol/lipid kinase family protein has product MKVAKLLHNPNAGDGEYSKETLVSLIENHGYKCLYSSTKEKGWKEIEPEVDFLVVAGGDGTVRKVATELLDRKVIDRNYPIAVLPLGTANNIGRTFGFEADEATVASWSEENIQKIDVGKVQGLPEDIFFIEGFGFGLFPNLMKEMKKRKDKEEHTSEENIINALDVLLELAKTYKARPCKLELDGVDHSGEFLLVEVMNIRSIGPNLDLNPMGDPSDGEFEVIIIPENQREKLVRYIEDKLADDETAFSFSALKASDIKIKWDGLHLHADDEILKADAPVKVEVAVQKNVLEFLVPDNEF; this is encoded by the coding sequence ATGAAGGTTGCTAAACTGTTGCATAACCCTAATGCGGGAGACGGTGAATATTCGAAGGAGACGTTAGTATCGTTGATAGAAAACCATGGTTACAAATGTTTGTACTCTTCGACCAAAGAAAAAGGCTGGAAAGAAATAGAACCGGAAGTAGATTTCCTGGTGGTTGCAGGTGGAGATGGGACAGTAAGAAAGGTAGCTACCGAACTCTTAGATCGCAAGGTCATTGATCGGAACTATCCAATTGCCGTGTTGCCCCTGGGAACTGCAAATAATATCGGTAGAACCTTTGGGTTTGAAGCAGATGAGGCTACCGTCGCTTCATGGTCAGAAGAAAACATTCAAAAAATAGATGTCGGTAAAGTCCAGGGCCTTCCAGAGGACATCTTCTTTATTGAGGGTTTTGGATTCGGGCTATTCCCGAATCTCATGAAAGAAATGAAGAAAAGAAAGGACAAGGAGGAGCACACATCAGAAGAAAATATTATCAACGCTCTAGATGTGTTGCTGGAACTTGCAAAAACATATAAGGCGCGACCCTGCAAGCTCGAGCTCGACGGCGTAGACCATTCGGGAGAATTTTTGTTGGTTGAAGTAATGAATATCAGGTCGATTGGTCCCAATCTCGATTTGAACCCCATGGGAGATCCATCCGACGGCGAATTTGAAGTGATCATCATCCCCGAAAATCAGCGGGAAAAACTGGTACGTTATATAGAAGATAAGCTGGCTGATGATGAGACCGCTTTTAGTTTCAGTGCCCTTAAAGCTAGTGATATAAAAATAAAATGGGATGGGTTGCACCTCCATGCCGACGATGAAATTCTGAAAGCCGATGCCCCGGTCAAAGTGGAGGTTGCAGTTCAGAAAAATGTTCTTGAATTCCTTGTTCCCGACAACGAGTTTTAG
- the surE gene encoding 5'/3'-nucleotidase SurE gives MRILITNDDGIYSPGIMALAKVATKFGEVRVVAPDVEQSSMGHAVTHSRPISLKKSPITFEGIEAYRVNGTPADCVALGTHLSKTDVVLSGINMGPNLGNSMWHSGTLAAAKQAVLLGIKGIALSTPVGKDEPDFDALAPFVEKTLALLLEENELALYNVNFPPRPIGMKWTRQSVRLYDGKIVPGVDPMGRKHYWFTVTPLESAEEDTDRWAVENNFVSVTPLRLDLTSEAGLKHAKEHHPLD, from the coding sequence ATGAGGATCCTTATAACAAATGATGACGGAATATACAGTCCGGGCATAATGGCGTTGGCCAAAGTGGCAACAAAATTCGGCGAGGTACGCGTAGTTGCCCCCGATGTAGAGCAATCATCAATGGGGCATGCTGTTACCCATTCCCGTCCCATTTCACTAAAAAAATCCCCCATTACTTTTGAAGGAATTGAAGCCTACCGGGTTAATGGCACTCCAGCCGATTGCGTGGCGTTGGGCACACACCTTTCGAAGACTGACGTGGTGCTTTCCGGTATCAATATGGGACCAAATCTTGGCAATTCGATGTGGCACTCAGGCACACTGGCTGCCGCAAAACAAGCGGTTTTGCTCGGCATTAAAGGGATCGCGCTAAGTACGCCTGTAGGCAAAGACGAGCCTGATTTCGACGCGCTCGCCCCTTTTGTAGAAAAAACGCTGGCATTATTACTCGAGGAAAATGAATTAGCACTATATAATGTCAACTTCCCCCCACGGCCGATCGGCATGAAATGGACACGTCAATCGGTGCGGCTATACGATGGTAAAATTGTCCCCGGCGTGGATCCTATGGGGCGGAAGCATTACTGGTTTACCGTAACGCCGCTCGAATCAGCCGAAGAAGATACCGACAGGTGGGCTGTGGAGAATAATTTTGTGTCAGTTACACCTTTACGGCTAGATCTCACCAGCGAAGCTGGTTTGAAACACGCAAAAGAACACCATCCACTGGACTAA
- a CDS encoding phosphatase PAP2 family protein: MMKKFAAGVLLMLGPTLIRAQETLVGGEVLALNNAKSAFYLQQKDRPPAMPGGIYKINKAVDIPITAVGAAWSLYAFSKIYSKDPTPLEEIKALDKNDINVFDRWAAGHHDPAADRASNYLFYGSIPVPFALMADREIRKDALKISFLYLEAMAITGLVYTGGTYFFDRFRPETYSAEISDEDKTNGNLRNAFPAGHVALVATATFYTAKVYSDYHPGSDLKYVLYGGAAAATATTIYLRHKAGKHFPTDLLFGTALGTLSGILVPHLHKNKVTGNEAYRISPFIGDKTYGLTFNYNIR, from the coding sequence ATGATGAAGAAATTTGCGGCAGGCGTGCTTTTAATGCTAGGCCCCACGCTGATACGCGCACAAGAAACCCTTGTAGGAGGAGAAGTTCTTGCACTAAACAATGCAAAATCAGCATTTTACCTGCAACAGAAAGATCGACCTCCCGCAATGCCCGGTGGTATTTACAAAATCAACAAAGCGGTCGATATTCCCATAACCGCAGTTGGGGCTGCCTGGTCGCTCTATGCATTTTCTAAAATATACAGCAAAGACCCGACGCCACTCGAAGAGATCAAAGCGCTTGATAAAAATGATATCAACGTTTTTGATCGTTGGGCGGCCGGCCATCATGACCCGGCCGCCGATAGAGCCAGCAATTACTTATTCTATGGATCGATCCCCGTACCGTTTGCTCTCATGGCCGACAGGGAGATAAGAAAAGACGCGCTCAAAATTAGTTTTCTATACCTCGAAGCAATGGCAATAACAGGGCTTGTCTATACCGGTGGCACTTACTTCTTTGACAGGTTTAGGCCCGAGACGTACAGCGCTGAGATATCGGACGAAGACAAAACAAACGGCAATTTGCGCAACGCATTCCCAGCGGGTCACGTGGCCTTAGTTGCTACAGCGACATTTTACACCGCCAAGGTATATTCCGACTACCATCCAGGTTCCGATTTGAAATATGTGCTCTATGGTGGCGCTGCAGCTGCCACAGCAACAACGATTTACCTCAGACATAAAGCAGGTAAACACTTCCCTACCGATCTATTGTTCGGAACGGCACTAGGTACGCTCTCCGGAATCCTGGTGCCTCACCTGCATAAAAATAAGGTAACCGGCAATGAAGCTTACAGAATATCACCTTTCATCGGTGACAAAACATACGGTCTCACATTCAATTATAACATTAGGTAG
- a CDS encoding HPF/RaiA family ribosome-associated protein, whose translation MDIIIESPGFKASSKLENFIREKVSKLETHASNIVRADVTLYSGPASDPASFHCEIRLEVPGKDHFVKKSGDTYERAVVETVDTLERVMERSKARSNERRQPDRSVSPDAFTDENAPLDIDDVD comes from the coding sequence ATGGACATCATTATAGAATCACCGGGATTTAAGGCCAGCAGTAAGCTGGAAAATTTTATACGAGAGAAGGTGAGCAAGCTTGAAACTCACGCCAGTAATATTGTGAGGGCAGATGTCACTTTGTATTCGGGCCCAGCAAGCGACCCGGCCAGTTTTCATTGTGAGATCAGGCTGGAAGTGCCGGGCAAGGATCATTTTGTTAAAAAAAGCGGCGATACATATGAGCGTGCAGTTGTAGAAACAGTGGATACGCTCGAACGTGTGATGGAACGTAGCAAAGCCCGTTCGAATGAGAGGAGACAGCCAGACAGAAGTGTTTCTCCTGACGCGTTTACGGATGAAAATGCACCATTAGATATTGATGACGTAGATTAG
- a CDS encoding DUF4397 domain-containing protein, producing MKKLLLLGFTAVFAAACNNGNDDDNTPTPSNMAKVKYTNACISTGALRVQVNDVALQNVNSLTYLASSAYINVTPGTNVKHGFVIEDSNLPLASVNNDLVANNAYSVFATGTVTSPSAIAITDDLTAPPTGNAKIRFVNLSPDNLSESVYVGQTKLDSNVMFKQATPFRQVAAGSYQIIVQDPANVPSSRTLSGQQLDAGKIYTLMITGTVAGSGSAALTLTLVNNQ from the coding sequence ATGAAGAAGTTGCTACTACTTGGGTTCACCGCAGTTTTTGCGGCTGCTTGTAATAATGGAAATGACGATGATAATACGCCAACGCCATCCAACATGGCTAAGGTGAAGTATACCAATGCTTGTATTAGTACCGGCGCTTTGCGGGTACAGGTGAATGACGTCGCTCTTCAGAATGTGAATAGTCTTACCTACCTGGCAAGTTCGGCGTACATCAACGTAACACCAGGGACTAATGTAAAACACGGCTTTGTGATCGAAGACTCCAACCTACCGTTGGCTAGCGTCAATAACGATCTTGTGGCTAATAATGCATATAGTGTATTTGCAACCGGTACCGTTACAAGCCCATCTGCTATAGCGATAACGGATGACCTTACCGCGCCCCCGACCGGGAATGCTAAGATCCGGTTTGTCAACCTCAGCCCTGATAATCTAAGTGAGTCTGTGTATGTGGGACAAACTAAACTGGATTCCAATGTTATGTTCAAGCAAGCCACGCCTTTCAGACAAGTGGCAGCCGGCAGTTACCAGATCATCGTTCAGGACCCAGCCAACGTACCGTCGAGCCGTACACTGTCGGGACAACAGTTAGATGCAGGTAAAATATACACACTAATGATAACCGGAACAGTGGCGGGGTCGGGTAGTGCAGCTCTTACACTCACACTGGTTAATAATCAGTAA